A part of Kitasatospora acidiphila genomic DNA contains:
- a CDS encoding protealysin inhibitor emfourin produces MRIAVTRSGGFAGRTTRAELDTAARIDAPHVHALAREAVVGTSRLRGFGVPDGYHYMITVDNRTVYCADPNLTDSQRELISLVLHQGVELAG; encoded by the coding sequence ATGCGCATTGCGGTCACCAGGAGCGGCGGGTTCGCCGGACGCACCACCCGGGCCGAGCTGGACACGGCGGCCCGGATCGACGCCCCTCATGTGCACGCGCTGGCCCGTGAGGCGGTGGTCGGCACCTCACGGTTGCGCGGCTTCGGCGTGCCGGACGGCTACCACTACATGATCACGGTGGACAACCGCACGGTGTACTGCGCCGACCCGAACCTGACGGACTCCCAGCGCGAGCTGATCTCGCTGGTGCTGCACCAGGGCGTCGAGCTGGCGGGCTGA
- the leuA gene encoding 2-isopropylmalate synthase — translation MTDQFSVARAFVDRPTPITAASVRQRPSGMPFQRYLPFGTVELPDRTWPGQVITKAPRWLSTDLRDGNQALIDPMSPARKRKMFDLLVSMGYKEIEVGFPASGATDFEFVRSLIEQGAIPEDVTISVLTQAREDLIERTVASLAGAPRATVHLYNATSPIFRRVVFKGSRQDVKAIAVDGTRLVMEYAEKLLGDETVFGYQYSPEIFIDTELDFALEVCEAVMDVWQPAEDREIILNLPTTVERCTPNVYADMIEWMSRNLTRRQFVALSTHPHNDRGTGVASAELAVMAGADRVEGCLFGQGERTGNLDLVNVGMNLFSQGVDPMIDFSNIDEIRRTYEYCNQMNVPERHPYAGDLVYTSFSGSHQDAIKKGFDALEADAAAAGVPVGEYTWGVPYLPIDPKDVGRSYEAVIRVNSQSGKGGIAYVLKNDHKLDLPRRMQIEFSKIIQAKTDAEGGEVTPADIWAVFQDEYLPTPENPWGRIALREQQALTTDDGRDALTVAALVDGVQTQLTGSGNGPVSAFTDALAGIGVDVRVLDYAEHALSEGGDAQAAAYVECAVDGRVLWGVGIDGNTVRASLKAIISAVNRTARR, via the coding sequence ATGACCGATCAGTTCTCCGTGGCCCGCGCCTTCGTCGACCGTCCGACCCCGATCACCGCGGCTTCCGTGCGCCAGCGGCCCTCCGGGATGCCGTTCCAGCGCTACCTGCCGTTCGGCACCGTCGAGCTGCCGGACCGCACCTGGCCCGGCCAGGTGATCACCAAGGCGCCGCGCTGGCTCTCCACCGACCTGCGGGACGGCAACCAGGCGCTGATCGACCCGATGTCGCCGGCCCGCAAGCGCAAGATGTTCGACCTGCTGGTGTCGATGGGCTACAAGGAGATCGAGGTCGGCTTCCCGGCCTCCGGGGCCACCGACTTCGAGTTCGTCCGGTCGCTGATCGAGCAGGGCGCGATCCCCGAGGACGTCACCATCTCGGTGCTGACCCAGGCCCGCGAGGACCTGATCGAGCGCACCGTCGCGTCGCTGGCCGGCGCCCCGCGCGCCACCGTGCACCTCTACAACGCGACCTCGCCGATCTTCCGCCGGGTGGTGTTCAAGGGCAGCCGCCAGGACGTCAAGGCGATCGCGGTGGACGGCACCCGGCTGGTGATGGAGTACGCCGAGAAGCTGCTGGGCGACGAGACCGTCTTCGGCTACCAGTACTCGCCGGAGATCTTCATCGACACCGAGCTGGACTTCGCGCTGGAGGTCTGCGAGGCGGTGATGGACGTCTGGCAGCCCGCCGAGGACCGCGAGATCATCCTCAACCTGCCCACCACGGTGGAGCGTTGCACGCCGAACGTGTACGCGGACATGATCGAGTGGATGTCCCGCAACCTGACCCGCCGTCAGTTCGTCGCGCTGTCCACGCACCCGCACAACGACCGCGGCACCGGCGTGGCCTCCGCCGAGCTGGCCGTGATGGCCGGCGCCGACCGGGTCGAGGGCTGCCTGTTCGGGCAGGGTGAGCGGACCGGCAACCTGGACCTGGTGAACGTCGGGATGAACCTGTTCTCGCAGGGCGTCGACCCGATGATCGACTTCTCGAACATCGACGAGATCCGGCGCACCTACGAGTACTGCAACCAGATGAACGTCCCGGAGCGCCACCCCTACGCCGGCGACCTGGTCTACACCTCGTTCTCCGGCTCGCACCAGGACGCCATCAAGAAGGGCTTCGACGCCCTGGAGGCGGACGCGGCGGCGGCCGGCGTGCCGGTCGGCGAGTACACCTGGGGCGTGCCGTACCTGCCGATCGACCCCAAGGACGTGGGCCGCAGCTACGAGGCGGTCATCCGGGTCAACTCGCAGTCCGGCAAGGGCGGCATCGCCTACGTGCTGAAGAACGACCACAAGCTGGACCTGCCGCGCCGGATGCAGATCGAGTTCTCGAAGATCATCCAGGCCAAGACCGACGCCGAGGGCGGCGAGGTCACGCCGGCCGACATCTGGGCGGTCTTCCAGGACGAGTACCTGCCCACCCCCGAGAACCCGTGGGGCCGGATCGCCCTGCGCGAGCAGCAGGCGCTGACCACCGACGACGGGCGCGACGCGCTGACCGTGGCCGCGCTGGTGGACGGCGTGCAGACCCAGCTGACCGGTTCCGGCAACGGCCCGGTCTCCGCCTTCACCGACGCGCTGGCCGGGATCGGCGTGGACGTGCGAGTACTGGACTACGCCGAGCACGCGCTGAGCGAGGGCGGCGACGCCCAGGCCGCCGCGTACGTGGAGTGCGCGGTGGACGGGCGGGTGCTGTGGGGCGTGGGCATCGACGGCAACACCGTGCGCGCGTCGCTGAAGGCCATCATCAGCGCCGTCAACCGCACCGCGCGCCGGTGA